The following are from one region of the Marinomonas sp. CT5 genome:
- a CDS encoding VOC family protein, with product MKQNIVHIALVVKDYDEAIDFYVNKLKFELIEDTYQPEQDKRWVVVAPPNSHGVTLLLAKASKPEQHDFIGNQTGGRVFLFLNTDDFWRDFERMKSIGINFVREPAEQDYGTVAVFEDLYGNLWDLLQLNPDHPMAKR from the coding sequence ATGAAACAGAATATTGTCCATATAGCTTTGGTTGTAAAAGACTACGATGAAGCAATAGATTTTTACGTAAACAAACTCAAATTTGAGCTTATTGAAGATACCTACCAACCTGAGCAAGATAAACGTTGGGTGGTTGTCGCTCCGCCTAACTCTCATGGTGTTACTCTATTGCTTGCTAAAGCATCGAAACCAGAACAGCATGACTTTATTGGAAACCAAACTGGTGGCCGAGTGTTCTTGTTCCTAAATACCGACGATTTTTGGCGTGACTTTGAGCGCATGAAATCTATTGGTATTAATTTTGTTCGAGAGCCTGCAGAACAAGACTATGGAACGGTAGCAGTGTTTGAAGACTTGTATGGAAACTTGTGGGATCTGCTCCAACTAAACCCAGACCATCCGATGGCGAAAAGGTAG
- a CDS encoding AAA family ATPase encodes MKIISVINYKGGVGKTTVTANIAAELARRNKRVLLLDMDAQASLTFSFISPDYWDKNLKDTKTIKNYFDAISQGLAPPSLSSLVVRPGVNNVLQQMGATGLVDLIPSHLGLINVDLELATLLGGANMNQAKLNYIKVHGKLRDSIVEYASNFYDVVLIDCPPNFNIVTKNALIASDQILIPAKPDYLSTLGIDYLHRSVDQLIREFNEFASMDVTVPQSSPAMLGVVFTMIQIYSGAPIGSQQQFITQTQRLGIPTFSTYFRENKSIFASAPQDGIPVTLHEYSRGTYSDVVSEINSFVDEFQRATGV; translated from the coding sequence ATGAAAATAATATCAGTAATAAATTACAAAGGTGGTGTTGGTAAAACGACCGTTACGGCCAATATAGCTGCTGAATTAGCAAGAAGAAATAAAAGAGTGTTATTACTCGATATGGATGCTCAGGCCAGCTTAACTTTTTCTTTTATTAGCCCTGATTATTGGGACAAAAATCTGAAAGATACAAAAACAATAAAAAATTATTTTGATGCGATCAGCCAAGGCTTGGCTCCTCCATCATTATCTAGCTTAGTTGTTAGACCTGGAGTAAATAACGTACTGCAACAAATGGGTGCAACAGGTTTGGTTGACTTGATTCCCTCTCACCTTGGTTTGATTAATGTAGATTTAGAGCTAGCTACATTACTTGGTGGTGCAAACATGAATCAAGCAAAACTAAATTATATTAAAGTCCATGGTAAATTAAGAGATTCGATAGTTGAATATGCCTCTAACTTTTATGATGTGGTATTGATCGACTGCCCGCCTAACTTTAATATTGTTACCAAGAATGCGTTAATTGCGTCTGATCAAATATTGATACCAGCCAAGCCCGATTACCTTTCAACTCTAGGTATTGATTATTTGCATAGAAGTGTAGATCAATTAATTCGAGAATTTAATGAATTCGCTTCTATGGATGTAACTGTTCCTCAATCTAGTCCAGCAATGTTGGGTGTTGTTTTTACAATGATACAAATATATTCAGGGGCACCAATCGGATCTCAGCAACAGTTTATTACTCAAACGCAACGACTTGGTATACCTACTTTTTCTACATATTTCAGAGAAAATAAATCAATCTTTGCATCTGCTCCGCAAGATGGGATTCCCGTAACACTGCATGAATACAGCAGAGGGACTTACTCTGATGTAGTTTCAGAAATAAATTCATTTGTAGATGAATTTCAAAGAGCTACAGGTGTTTAA
- the apbC gene encoding iron-sulfur cluster carrier protein ApbC: MLTDAQLQATLETLIDDNSGQPYGAVWNVVSDDSRVHVTLTLGYPAQKQQAALEAKIKTLMAEDRDLVLDIDFKVESQATQGNIAGLKGVKNIIAVASGKGGVGKSTTTVNLALAMAKEGARVGILDADIYGPSQGMLLGFPEDTRPQVREDKFFVPPSAFGVQVMSMAFLTTKDTPVAWRGPMVTGALMQILTQTDWNDLDYLFIDMPPGTGDIQLTLAQKVPVAGSVIVTTPQDIALLDARRGIEMFNKVKIPVLGVVENMSTHICSNCGHHEAIFGDEGGASLAKEYNVNVLGKLPLSLAIREQSDAGRPIVVNAPESDTAGIYQSIARKLGATLASKQGSGLGEQFAMPTISMSDD; the protein is encoded by the coding sequence ATGCTAACAGATGCCCAACTACAGGCGACTTTAGAAACCCTCATTGATGACAACTCCGGTCAGCCTTATGGTGCCGTATGGAATGTAGTGAGTGATGACAGCCGCGTTCATGTCACTTTGACGCTCGGTTACCCAGCACAGAAACAACAAGCGGCATTGGAAGCTAAAATTAAAACCTTAATGGCAGAGGATCGCGACTTGGTGCTAGACATCGACTTTAAGGTCGAAAGCCAAGCCACTCAAGGTAACATTGCCGGTTTAAAAGGGGTAAAAAACATCATCGCGGTGGCCTCTGGCAAAGGTGGTGTGGGCAAATCTACCACGACAGTTAACCTTGCGTTGGCTATGGCAAAAGAGGGCGCTCGGGTAGGCATCTTAGATGCTGATATCTATGGCCCAAGCCAAGGCATGTTGCTAGGCTTCCCAGAAGATACGCGTCCGCAAGTACGTGAAGACAAATTCTTTGTGCCACCAAGCGCCTTTGGTGTGCAAGTCATGTCGATGGCGTTTCTAACCACCAAAGACACACCCGTTGCATGGCGTGGACCTATGGTCACTGGCGCTTTGATGCAGATCTTGACGCAAACCGATTGGAATGACCTTGATTATTTGTTCATTGATATGCCACCGGGTACAGGCGATATTCAGCTAACACTGGCGCAAAAAGTGCCGGTAGCGGGCTCTGTTATTGTGACGACACCGCAAGACATCGCCTTATTGGATGCGCGCCGCGGTATTGAAATGTTCAACAAGGTAAAAATTCCTGTGTTGGGCGTAGTAGAAAACATGTCGACCCATATTTGTTCTAACTGTGGTCATCATGAAGCCATCTTTGGTGACGAAGGCGGTGCTAGCCTTGCAAAAGAATATAACGTCAACGTATTAGGTAAATTGCCACTGAGTCTAGCCATTCGTGAGCAAAGCGATGCAGGCCGTCCAATCGTGGTAAATGCACCAGAAAGTGATACGGCAGGCATTTATCAGTCGATTGCACGCAAGCTTGGTGCTACCCTTGCATCCAAACAAGGCTCTGGACTAGGTGAGCAATTTGCCATGCCGACTATTAGCATGAGCGACGATTAA
- a CDS encoding acetyltransferase: MNIEIVEKADHLKLIEVWEASVRATHDFLAEDDLQELKPLILEQYFDAVDLRCVKNSNGEVQGFCGVHDGNIEMLFISPDARGKGIGAMLAAHAINEQGVSKVDVNEQNEQALGFYQHIGFKVTGRSAVDGQGKPYPLLHMAL; this comes from the coding sequence ATGAATATCGAGATCGTAGAAAAAGCAGATCATCTTAAGTTGATAGAAGTTTGGGAAGCGTCGGTCAGGGCAACGCATGATTTTCTGGCTGAAGATGATCTACAGGAGTTAAAGCCGTTAATTTTGGAACAGTATTTTGACGCAGTTGATTTAAGGTGCGTTAAAAACAGTAACGGCGAAGTTCAGGGATTCTGCGGAGTACATGACGGTAATATTGAGATGTTGTTCATCTCACCTGATGCACGTGGCAAAGGCATTGGTGCCATGTTAGCGGCCCATGCTATCAATGAGCAGGGAGTATCAAAGGTTGATGTAAACGAGCAGAATGAACAGGCGCTAGGTTTTTACCAGCATATTGGCTTTAAAGTGACAGGCCGATCAGCAGTAGATGGGCAGGGTAAGCCTTATCCTCTGTTGCATATGGCGCTATAA
- a CDS encoding tyrosine-protein phosphatase: MEKVFWLREGLLAGRSGPNLDPWDLETFKNNGFSAILSVNDGEMVHESLIESLGFNYANIPMSSNAPVQPGDKELCLRNLPKAMKFLGENLRNGPVLVHCRSGKDRTGLVLAASLIAIDGAEVDISMIEVLKVREVAFSADGWMSFSKGVLEAFYLQNKSMLSDSLSLASN, encoded by the coding sequence GTGGAAAAGGTATTCTGGTTGAGAGAGGGTTTGCTCGCGGGGCGATCTGGTCCAAATCTTGATCCATGGGATTTGGAAACATTTAAGAATAATGGTTTTTCGGCTATTTTAAGTGTTAATGATGGCGAAATGGTACACGAGAGTTTAATTGAATCATTGGGATTTAATTACGCGAATATACCTATGTCATCTAATGCGCCTGTTCAGCCAGGAGATAAAGAGCTTTGTTTAAGGAATCTTCCAAAAGCTATGAAATTTTTGGGTGAAAATTTAAGGAATGGTCCGGTACTGGTTCACTGCCGTTCTGGAAAAGACCGAACTGGTTTAGTCTTGGCAGCTAGCTTGATAGCCATTGATGGAGCAGAGGTTGATATTTCTATGATTGAAGTCCTTAAGGTTAGGGAGGTTGCCTTCAGTGCTGATGGATGGATGAGCTTTTCTAAAGGTGTGCTCGAAGCATTTTACTTACAGAACAAGTCAATGTTGTCTGACTCGTTATCACTTGCCTCAAATTGA
- a CDS encoding FAD-dependent monooxygenase: protein MRVLIVGAGVAGCALYRRLKPLGFAVDIIEKSAVLESEGAAICLPANAMLALEKLGLSQPVLDLAYQVNQVEYALPSGKTLASASLHQAPLNKAPFVALKRDDLMSVLRKDMAEAVQLNTWLEDLKQGDNDVLVTFQSGETKSYDLVVAADGINSSVRQMVQTDSAPLSHKVTNWRYTTKKPIAGIQPTYYVGNDSAFMIYPISEEEVYCYGQIMDDDGKFASLPSHQAIQDIFADYASPVSDCIKNLTAEQPIVLGQLKTVKNTESLFNRVVLVGDALHGCPPSLQQGAGMSLEDINCLADALEQFELAEALKHYQQQRTARVTWTVNESNKIIKLAGLGRSPIGRFIRNTMIRVKGPANVVGWRKLLNEME, encoded by the coding sequence ATGCGAGTGTTAATTGTCGGTGCTGGGGTAGCAGGTTGTGCTTTATATCGACGTTTGAAACCATTGGGATTTGCGGTCGATATTATTGAAAAATCTGCAGTGCTAGAAAGTGAAGGCGCGGCTATTTGCTTACCGGCTAACGCTATGCTGGCATTGGAAAAATTGGGCTTAAGTCAGCCAGTGCTGGATTTAGCCTACCAAGTAAACCAAGTGGAATACGCCCTACCGTCTGGCAAAACGCTGGCGTCTGCTTCGTTGCACCAAGCCCCGCTGAATAAAGCGCCTTTTGTCGCGTTAAAGCGCGATGACCTGATGTCTGTGCTAAGAAAAGACATGGCAGAAGCCGTTCAGTTGAACACTTGGCTTGAAGACCTTAAACAAGGTGACAATGACGTACTGGTGACGTTTCAATCGGGAGAAACCAAATCCTACGATTTAGTTGTCGCGGCTGATGGTATTAACTCCTCCGTTAGACAAATGGTACAAACCGACTCCGCCCCTCTTTCTCATAAAGTGACCAACTGGCGATACACCACGAAAAAGCCTATCGCAGGTATTCAGCCAACTTACTACGTGGGTAATGATTCCGCCTTCATGATTTACCCGATCAGCGAAGAAGAAGTCTATTGTTACGGCCAGATTATGGATGACGATGGAAAGTTCGCGTCCTTGCCTAGCCATCAAGCCATTCAAGACATCTTTGCCGATTACGCTTCACCTGTATCAGATTGCATAAAGAATCTAACGGCAGAGCAACCCATCGTACTGGGTCAGTTAAAAACGGTAAAAAACACGGAGTCTTTGTTTAATCGGGTCGTGTTAGTGGGCGATGCCTTGCATGGTTGCCCGCCAAGCTTGCAACAAGGCGCTGGCATGTCGTTAGAAGACATCAACTGTTTAGCGGACGCGCTGGAGCAATTCGAACTAGCCGAAGCGTTAAAACACTATCAGCAACAACGCACAGCGAGAGTAACGTGGACGGTAAATGAGTCGAATAAAATCATTAAACTCGCCGGCTTAGGTCGCTCACCCATTGGACGATTTATTCGTAACACCATGATTCGTGTAAAAGGCCCTGCCAATGTGGTTGGCTGGCGCAAACTGCTAAACGAAATGGAGTAA
- the dcd gene encoding dCTP deaminase translates to MRLCDRDIIKALDEGSIVIEPRPDNSVISGVSVDLRLGNSFRVFQGHPAPYLDLSSSKADLSKVIESVMSEEILVDDGKPFFIHPGELVLGVTKESVTVPDNLVGWLDGRSSLARLGLMVHVTAHRIDPGWSGGIVLEFLNGGKLPIALSPGMTIGAINFETMSGSAERPYNKRDNAKYKDQTSAVGSRISGEN, encoded by the coding sequence ATGCGTTTGTGTGACCGAGATATCATCAAAGCCCTAGACGAAGGTTCCATAGTAATTGAACCGCGCCCTGATAACAGCGTGATTAGTGGTGTGTCCGTTGATTTACGATTGGGCAACTCGTTTCGTGTTTTCCAAGGTCACCCTGCGCCTTACCTTGATCTAAGCAGCTCAAAAGCCGACCTTAGCAAAGTTATTGAATCTGTCATGAGTGAAGAAATACTGGTCGACGACGGCAAGCCTTTCTTCATTCATCCTGGGGAGTTAGTACTCGGTGTCACCAAAGAATCGGTCACCGTACCTGATAACCTAGTTGGCTGGCTCGATGGTCGCTCTTCCTTGGCGCGCCTTGGCTTAATGGTCCACGTCACCGCACACCGAATCGACCCAGGTTGGAGCGGCGGTATCGTTCTAGAATTCCTTAACGGTGGCAAACTGCCCATCGCCCTAAGCCCAGGCATGACCATCGGCGCCATCAACTTTGAAACCATGTCGGGTTCGGCGGAACGTCCTTACAACAAACGTGATAACGCTAAGTATAAAGACCAGACCTCCGCGGTTGGTAGCCGGATTTCCGGCGAGAATTAG